One stretch of Lacimicrobium alkaliphilum DNA includes these proteins:
- a CDS encoding glycoside hydrolase family 10 protein — MQIKRIFEPVIHFWSSRTLQERLYIGVIGILLLGLLNYRALFGPDVPDYGKAQRQTVATEFRAAWVASVVNINWPSEPGLSPQQQQQEAIALLDSMASANLNAVILQVRPHADALYQSELEPWSYYLTGEQGQPPEPFYDPLSFWIEQAHNRGMELHAWINPYRAHHFEGGEISEQSLVKTNPELVKALNNGMYWMNPTREETVNHSLAVIEDIVSRYDIDGIHYDDYFYPYPAYNDGEDFPDRAEYAQYLAEGGSLTLNDWRRDAVNRFVKTLYQQVKAIKPHVKVGISPFGIWRPQSPETIAGLDQYDTLFADARLWLNQGWLDYFTPQLYWDTNRVAQSFPVLLAWWQQQNFQDRHLWPGLNSNKVATVQGIDEVVNQIMFSRALLQEQAGQVFWNVRTVTDNPRFHQVLTQNIYANQALVPPSPWLDSTPPEPPAVEIQSGDEVVVKWQKTGSEPVFRWVLYYKDSDRWRYRIFNKNTHEFGFPADSRITDIAVVAVDRTGLKSERTDLPVKL; from the coding sequence ATGCAAATCAAACGCATCTTTGAACCCGTTATTCACTTCTGGTCTTCCCGCACTCTGCAGGAACGCCTGTATATCGGCGTGATTGGCATCTTGTTGTTGGGGTTGTTGAATTACAGGGCGCTGTTCGGGCCCGATGTGCCTGATTACGGAAAAGCACAGCGCCAGACGGTGGCTACCGAGTTCCGTGCCGCCTGGGTGGCTTCGGTGGTGAATATTAACTGGCCCAGTGAGCCCGGTCTGTCCCCGCAACAGCAACAACAGGAGGCCATTGCTCTTTTAGACAGTATGGCTTCTGCCAACCTTAATGCAGTGATTTTGCAGGTCAGGCCCCATGCGGACGCCTTATATCAGAGTGAACTGGAGCCCTGGTCTTACTATCTAACCGGCGAGCAGGGGCAGCCCCCCGAGCCCTTTTACGATCCGCTCTCGTTCTGGATTGAACAGGCTCACAACCGCGGCATGGAGCTGCATGCCTGGATCAATCCTTACCGTGCCCATCACTTCGAAGGGGGTGAGATTTCTGAGCAGTCTCTGGTCAAAACCAACCCTGAGCTGGTCAAAGCGCTTAACAACGGTATGTACTGGATGAATCCGACCCGTGAGGAAACGGTTAACCACTCTCTGGCTGTGATTGAAGATATCGTCTCCCGCTATGATATCGATGGCATCCACTATGACGATTACTTCTACCCTTACCCCGCATATAACGATGGCGAAGACTTTCCGGATCGGGCCGAGTACGCGCAATACCTCGCTGAGGGCGGCAGCTTAACCCTGAATGACTGGCGCAGAGACGCAGTCAATCGCTTCGTAAAAACCCTGTATCAGCAGGTTAAGGCCATCAAGCCCCATGTGAAAGTCGGCATCAGCCCTTTTGGCATCTGGCGGCCGCAATCGCCCGAGACCATAGCCGGTTTAGATCAGTATGACACGCTGTTTGCCGATGCCAGGTTGTGGCTTAATCAGGGCTGGCTGGACTATTTTACCCCGCAGCTTTACTGGGATACCAACAGGGTTGCCCAGAGTTTTCCGGTATTGCTGGCCTGGTGGCAGCAACAGAATTTTCAGGACCGGCACCTGTGGCCGGGGTTAAACAGCAACAAAGTGGCCACGGTGCAGGGCATTGATGAGGTGGTGAATCAGATTATGTTCAGCCGGGCGTTGCTGCAGGAGCAAGCGGGGCAGGTGTTCTGGAATGTGCGCACGGTCACCGACAATCCCCGTTTTCATCAGGTGCTGACACAGAACATTTACGCAAACCAGGCACTGGTGCCGCCCTCACCCTGGCTGGACAGCACCCCGCCTGAACCACCGGCTGTTGAAATTCAGAGCGGTGATGAAGTGGTGGTTAAGTGGCAAAAAACCGGCAGCGAGCCGGTATTTCGTTGGGTGCTTTACTATAAAGACAGTGATCGCTGGCGCTATCGGATATTCAATAAAAATACTCATGAGTTTGGTTTTCCGGCTGACAGCCGGATCACTGATATCGCGGTTGTGGCGGTCGACCGCACCGGGCTGAAGAGTGAGCGTACAGACTTGCCGGTAAAACTCTAA
- a CDS encoding alpha/beta hydrolase codes for MKKLIYLAVIALVFCSSPLLAKAKPEVTQVSPFTIGEKVTFHSAILNENRVLNIYLPGSYAENTDKNYPVIYLLDGSADEDFVHLSGLVQFGSLSWIHLLPETIVVGIANVDRKRDFTYPSDNKQDIEEFPTHGGSANFIKVIGEEIQPLVESKYRTSAEKTIIGQSLGGLLATEILLKSPTLFDNYIIISPSLWWDDESLLSLEPAPLNPAKSVYVGVGKEGPVMERVAKALFDKLENAKPESTSAYFGFFEQLNHGDTLHLAAYDAFDKVFKVQTK; via the coding sequence ATGAAAAAACTAATCTATCTGGCTGTTATCGCGTTGGTGTTTTGTAGCTCACCACTGCTGGCTAAAGCTAAACCTGAAGTGACACAGGTCAGCCCGTTTACTATCGGCGAAAAAGTCACGTTTCACTCCGCCATATTAAATGAAAACCGGGTGCTGAACATTTACCTGCCAGGCAGCTATGCCGAAAACACTGACAAAAATTATCCGGTGATTTATCTGCTGGATGGCTCGGCGGATGAGGATTTTGTACACCTATCCGGGCTGGTTCAGTTTGGCTCATTGTCATGGATACATCTGCTGCCGGAAACCATTGTTGTGGGGATCGCCAATGTCGACCGAAAGCGCGACTTTACCTACCCCTCTGATAATAAACAGGATATAGAAGAGTTTCCGACCCATGGCGGATCGGCAAACTTTATTAAGGTGATTGGTGAAGAAATTCAGCCACTGGTAGAAAGTAAATATCGCACCAGCGCAGAAAAAACCATCATAGGCCAATCCTTAGGTGGCTTGCTGGCCACTGAAATCTTATTAAAAAGCCCGACGTTATTTGATAACTACATTATTATCAGCCCGAGTTTATGGTGGGATGATGAATCCTTATTGAGCCTCGAGCCGGCACCACTCAACCCGGCCAAATCGGTTTATGTGGGCGTGGGCAAGGAAGGGCCGGTAATGGAGCGAGTGGCAAAAGCGCTGTTTGATAAATTAGAGAACGCAAAGCCTGAGAGCACTTCTGCCTACTTCGGCTTTTTTGAACAGCTCAATCATGGTGACACCCTTCATCTGGCGGCCTATGATGCTTTTGATAAAGTATTTAAGGTTCAAACAAAGTAA
- a CDS encoding DUF1622 domain-containing protein, which yields MNDLIAPTALWCATIIEAIGIGTITLFALYALFNAIIRMIRKEDSDSIFQELRQSLGRGILLGLEFLIASDIIYTVAVELTFETIGVLGIVVLIRTFLSLTLEVEMSGKWPWQNNQ from the coding sequence ATGAATGACTTAATAGCACCAACAGCACTCTGGTGCGCCACCATTATTGAGGCCATTGGTATCGGCACTATTACCCTGTTTGCGCTGTATGCGTTATTTAACGCCATAATCAGGATGATAAGGAAAGAAGATAGCGACTCCATCTTCCAGGAGCTGCGCCAGTCACTGGGCCGCGGCATTTTGCTTGGTCTGGAATTTCTGATTGCCTCAGACATTATCTATACGGTGGCCGTGGAGCTGACCTTTGAGACCATCGGGGTGCTGGGCATCGTGGTACTGATACGCACCTTCCTCAGCCTGACCCTGGAAGTAGAGATGAGCGGCAAGTGGCCCTGGCAGAATAATCAGTAG
- a CDS encoding DinB family protein: protein MSRKHHFELMASYNQWMNEKIYRAAGQLNGSELAEERGAFFGSVLGTLNHIVVGDTIWLQRFATHPSCTASLQEVAEMPSPTRLNQIVFDDFTELHQHRSWLDQQIINWIAGLREGDLDDVLSYHNTQGIAANKRFSNLILHFFNHQTHHRGQISVLLSQSGLDIGVTDLLALIPQEATDSRM from the coding sequence ATGAGCCGGAAACACCATTTTGAATTAATGGCCTCTTATAACCAGTGGATGAATGAAAAAATTTATCGGGCTGCGGGTCAGCTCAATGGCTCAGAACTCGCTGAAGAGCGCGGCGCCTTCTTCGGGTCTGTTCTGGGCACCTTAAATCACATCGTTGTTGGTGACACCATCTGGCTACAGCGCTTTGCCACACACCCGTCGTGCACAGCATCTTTACAGGAGGTCGCAGAGATGCCATCCCCCACCCGCCTGAATCAGATTGTTTTTGATGATTTCACTGAGCTGCACCAGCACCGCAGCTGGCTGGACCAACAAATTATCAACTGGATCGCCGGGCTCCGCGAGGGCGATCTGGATGATGTTCTCAGCTACCACAATACCCAGGGGATTGCTGCCAACAAACGATTCTCAAACCTGATTCTTCACTTTTTTAATCACCAGACTCATCATCGGGGCCAGATCTCTGTTTTGCTGTCACAATCAGGTCTGGATATTGGCGTGACAGATTTATTGGCACTTATCCCGCAAGAGGCTACTGATAGCAGAATGTAA